In Rhodothermales bacterium, the sequence TGCGCGGCGCGCTTTCTGCGAAGCGCTCGGGATCGGTGAGGCAGAGCTTGGTCTTCGCACGGTATATGAGGTTGCTCACAACATCGCGAAGTTCGAAAGTCACGTCATCGATGGTGAGGCAAGGGACGTGTGTGTTCATCGCAAGGGTGCGACACGTGCATTCGGTCCCGGCAGCGCTTCTGTTCCTGCGCGATACCGGGGTGTGGGGCAGCCCGTGCTGGTTCCGGGGGACATGGGGAGGTATTCCTACGTGCTTGTCGGAACGGAGCGGGCAATGCAAGACACGTTCGGGAGCACGTGCCACGGCGCCGGGCGCCAGATGAGCCGTCGCAAAGCCGCGAAGACCGCGCAGCATCGTGATATCAAGGCGGAGCTCGAGGAGCGGGGCATCGTTGTCAGGGGCGCCAGTCGCCGGACCATCAACGAAGAACTACCGGAGGCGTACAAGGACGTGGCGGAGGTGGTCGAAACGTGCCAGATGGCCGGTATCTCCAAAAAGGTGGCGAGGCTGATCCCTCTCGGCTGCATCAAGGGCTAGATATTCCGGTATATTGTGGTAGACCCGTGCAACCCCCGAAAGCTTGAACAACCATGCCTCAACAACGTCTTTCCGTCTTGCTGATATGCTTTGTAATGCTCCCGTTTGTGTTCCAGGCGGCAGCGCAGCCCCTCCATGCATCCCGCGATGCCACGGCGGAGCATCTGGGAGCACTCATCGACACCTGGCATGCAGCAGCCGGTGCTGCGGACGCAGAAACGTACTTCGGACTGCTGGCGGATGACGCTGTCTACATCGGGACCGAAGCCGGCGAACGATGGACCAAGTCGGAATTCATCGAGTTCGGGAAGCCATATTTCGACCGTGGCTCGGCGTGGGACTTCACGTCCACGACGCGGCACATCTACCTGTCTGATGACGGCCAGATGGCATGGTTCGAAGAGCTACTGGATACGTGGATGGGCGTGTGTGCGGGCTCCGGGGTGCTGCAGAAGACGGCCGACGGATGGAAGTTCAAACACTACCACCTGTCGGTTACGGTGCCGAATGACCTGATCAACGAATTCATTGATCTGGTCGAGTCGGGCTCGAAAGAGACTCACGAGTAATCCGGGTCGTCGAGAATCATGTCATGTAATCAGTGCATCGGGGTTGAAGAGGAATTCAACCCGGCGATTGCCCGTCGGCAGCTGAAGCGTTACGTCCGGCGTGGGCCCAAGAAGACGACGGCATGGTTGATCCGGGCGATACTCGATCGCAGGCTTGCGGAACCAAGCCTTCTGGATATCGGCGGTGGGGTTGGAGAAATCCAGCATGAGCTCGCGGCATCAGGGGCCGGTACCGTGACGAGTGTTGATGCGTCGTCTGCATATCTCGAACAGTCGGAACTTGAGGCA encodes:
- a CDS encoding nuclear transport factor 2 family protein, producing the protein MLPFVFQAAAQPLHASRDATAEHLGALIDTWHAAAGAADAETYFGLLADDAVYIGTEAGERWTKSEFIEFGKPYFDRGSAWDFTSTTRHIYLSDDGQMAWFEELLDTWMGVCAGSGVLQKTADGWKFKHYHLSVTVPNDLINEFIDLVESGSKETHE